A window of Selenomonas ruminantium subsp. lactilytica TAM6421 contains these coding sequences:
- a CDS encoding NAD(P)/FAD-dependent oxidoreductase — MIRIKNLQVPFTEETNLQTLAAKRLQLPPQAVAEVVIVRKAVDARRYHGAPVQFVYMLDVKVNMPEKNVLKKLRRDKNVEILPFKKPVALNFRPRQAGDLRPIVIGFGPAGMFAALTLARAGWNPLVLERGGDVDSRKAAIELFWQTGTLNEQSNVQFGEGGAGTFSDGKLTTRISDEHIADVLAAFIAAGAPDEIRYLHKPHIGTDLLQGVVKNIRQEIIRLGGEVRFNAQVTDLEIEQGRMRAVIVGGEERIPCQEVFMGIGHSARDTYRMLLGKGLQMEAKPFAIGVRIEHPQEFIDKAQYGEDAGHPLLPVADYALTYKDPKTGRGAYSFCMCPGGQVVAATSIKGQVCTNGMSNYKRDSGVANSALLVQVGPDDFGQEVLAGMNLQDKLEKLAFDLGGRNYHAPVQTVGDFLQGTSGSTQFLTTPTYQPGIKAVDLHACLPSFLTQTLEGALPHFDRKIKGFAHKGAVMTGVEARSSAPCRICRSRETMLAEGVDGLYPMGEGAGYAGGIMSAAVDGMKAALSFLESQV; from the coding sequence GTGATTCGTATAAAAAATCTGCAGGTACCTTTTACTGAGGAGACAAACCTGCAAACACTTGCAGCCAAACGTTTGCAATTACCACCTCAGGCTGTTGCTGAGGTGGTAATTGTGCGTAAGGCTGTAGATGCCCGCCGCTATCATGGTGCGCCGGTGCAGTTCGTCTATATGTTGGACGTCAAAGTCAATATGCCGGAAAAGAATGTGCTGAAAAAATTGCGCAGGGACAAGAATGTGGAGATCCTGCCATTTAAAAAGCCTGTTGCCCTTAATTTCCGCCCGCGGCAGGCAGGCGATCTGCGTCCCATCGTGATCGGTTTCGGGCCTGCTGGCATGTTTGCGGCCCTGACTCTGGCCCGGGCCGGCTGGAATCCGCTGGTATTGGAACGGGGCGGCGATGTGGACAGCCGCAAGGCTGCCATTGAGCTGTTCTGGCAGACCGGTACTTTGAATGAGCAGTCCAATGTACAGTTTGGGGAGGGCGGCGCAGGCACCTTCTCCGATGGCAAGCTGACCACCCGTATCAGTGATGAGCATATTGCCGATGTTTTGGCGGCTTTTATTGCAGCCGGGGCACCGGACGAAATCCGTTATCTGCATAAACCGCATATTGGCACGGATCTTCTGCAGGGGGTAGTGAAGAATATCCGGCAGGAAATCATCCGTTTGGGCGGCGAGGTGCGTTTCAATGCCCAGGTCACGGATCTGGAAATCGAACAGGGCAGGATGCGGGCGGTTATCGTAGGCGGTGAGGAACGTATTCCCTGTCAGGAAGTTTTCATGGGCATCGGCCATTCTGCCCGCGATACCTACCGGATGCTGCTGGGCAAGGGCCTGCAGATGGAAGCCAAACCTTTTGCCATTGGCGTGCGCATTGAACATCCCCAGGAATTCATCGATAAAGCCCAGTATGGCGAAGATGCAGGACATCCGTTATTGCCTGTGGCTGATTATGCCCTGACCTACAAAGATCCCAAGACGGGACGGGGCGCGTATTCCTTCTGCATGTGTCCGGGGGGGCAGGTGGTTGCTGCTACGTCAATCAAAGGTCAGGTATGTACCAATGGCATGAGCAATTACAAGCGTGATTCCGGCGTGGCCAATAGTGCCTTGCTGGTGCAGGTGGGGCCAGATGATTTCGGTCAGGAAGTGCTGGCCGGCATGAACCTGCAGGATAAGCTGGAAAAATTGGCCTTTGACTTAGGGGGCAGGAATTATCATGCCCCGGTGCAGACGGTGGGGGATTTTTTGCAGGGGACTTCCGGATCTACGCAGTTCCTGACCACGCCGACTTATCAGCCCGGAATAAAGGCTGTGGATCTGCACGCATGTCTGCCGTCTTTCCTCACGCAGACATTGGAAGGCGCCTTGCCGCATTTTGACCGGAAAATCAAAGGCTTTGCCCATAAAGGTGCCGTTATGACCGGTGTAGAAGCCAGATCGTCAGCTCCCTGCCGCATTTGCCGCAGCCGGGAGACCATGCTGGCAGAAGGTGTGGACGGTCTCTATCCCATGGGGGAGGGCGCAGGTTATGCCGGCGGCATTATGAGCGCGGCGGTAGACGGCATGAAGGCAGCGCTTTCCTTCCTGGAGTCGCAGGTCTGA
- a CDS encoding YbbR-like domain-containing protein, producing the protein MISRFRSLIQRNLAAKIVALLIAVILWGYVMNDQNPSTEGSFTVQVQLLNAPEGYKVTQGTDKIKVTVRGARSLFVNNNDADFHAYVDLRGAEEGKKEYKVRVEMPTGFELVDMTPAAVEVNLDPIITRKVRADINVNGSPASGVTVASVSQASAEVLVEGPASLVTEVDRLIGYVGLTSKNDTDFALQVPLTAINAEGKEVSGITIQPSTMYVSVQMARGLTKKIVTIQPVAGDDLPDNLELVSLKPEPLQIEIAGAENLIANLTSVPTEKVSLADVLKNTNKTVKLALPAGVTVTNHDVLVHIAVKSKKTEKSME; encoded by the coding sequence ATGATTTCACGCTTTCGCAGTTTAATACAACGTAATTTAGCGGCTAAGATCGTTGCCCTACTCATAGCGGTGATTCTCTGGGGCTATGTGATGAATGACCAAAATCCTTCGACGGAGGGCAGCTTTACGGTACAGGTGCAGCTCTTGAATGCTCCGGAAGGCTATAAGGTCACCCAGGGCACGGATAAGATCAAGGTCACCGTCCGCGGTGCCCGCTCGCTTTTCGTCAACAACAACGATGCGGATTTCCATGCCTATGTGGATCTGCGTGGTGCTGAGGAGGGCAAGAAGGAATACAAGGTTCGGGTGGAAATGCCCACGGGCTTTGAGCTGGTTGACATGACACCGGCCGCGGTGGAGGTCAATCTGGATCCCATCATCACCCGGAAGGTCCGGGCCGATATCAACGTCAATGGCTCACCGGCCAGCGGCGTTACCGTAGCCAGTGTCAGCCAGGCCAGTGCAGAGGTTCTGGTGGAAGGGCCTGCTTCCTTGGTCACGGAAGTAGATCGCTTGATTGGTTATGTGGGGCTTACCAGCAAGAATGATACGGACTTTGCCCTGCAGGTGCCATTGACGGCAATCAATGCAGAGGGCAAGGAAGTATCCGGGATTACCATCCAGCCTTCCACCATGTATGTTTCGGTACAGATGGCCAGGGGACTTACCAAGAAGATTGTCACCATCCAGCCGGTAGCCGGCGATGACTTGCCGGATAATCTGGAGCTCGTATCACTGAAACCGGAGCCATTGCAGATCGAGATTGCCGGTGCGGAAAATCTCATCGCCAATCTTACCTCTGTCCCGACGGAGAAGGTGTCGTTGGCTGATGTACTGAAAAATACCAATAAGACGGTGAAACTGGCGCTCCCGGCAGGAGTGACGGTGACCAACCACGATGTGCTGGTGCATATTGCGGTGAAAAGCAAGAAAACAGAAAAAAGTATGGAGTGA
- the cdaA gene encoding diadenylate cyclase CdaA: MPIDFSLPVQFHGILSTIGWFDVLDILIVAAILYKVYEMLQDTRAITLVKGILVLLAVTMVCSWLDLHVISWLLQKAVTLLFVALPIVFQPELRRALEHLGQGRFLGTAAFLDDEEARTVVNEITKAVKQLSATKTGALLVIERNMGLNDVSATGIQIDGLISSEFLLNVFIVNTPLHDGATVIRGNRLIAAGCLLPLTENRALSTELGTRHRAAIGLSEQCDALIVVVSEETGTISVAENGHIMRHLSPEYLKEVLMPAFEMPTTGIKDMVMNWRKKK, from the coding sequence ATGCCAATTGATTTTTCCTTGCCGGTACAATTTCATGGAATCCTGTCCACCATCGGCTGGTTCGATGTGTTGGATATCCTGATTGTGGCAGCAATTCTCTATAAAGTTTACGAAATGCTGCAGGATACCCGGGCCATTACTTTGGTAAAGGGTATCCTGGTTTTGCTGGCCGTGACCATGGTCTGCAGCTGGCTGGATCTGCATGTGATTTCCTGGCTTTTGCAGAAAGCCGTGACGCTGCTCTTTGTGGCATTGCCCATTGTCTTCCAGCCGGAACTGCGGCGGGCACTGGAGCATCTGGGGCAGGGAAGGTTCCTGGGGACTGCCGCGTTCCTGGACGATGAGGAAGCCCGCACGGTGGTCAATGAGATCACCAAGGCGGTGAAGCAGCTCTCTGCAACAAAGACCGGTGCCTTGCTGGTCATTGAGCGCAATATGGGGCTCAATGATGTCAGCGCCACCGGCATACAGATCGATGGCCTGATTTCCTCGGAGTTTCTGCTCAATGTCTTTATTGTCAATACGCCGCTCCATGATGGGGCGACGGTTATCCGGGGCAACCGCCTGATTGCTGCTGGCTGTCTGCTGCCGCTGACGGAGAACCGCGCCCTGTCCACGGAACTCGGTACGCGCCACCGGGCGGCTATCGGCCTGTCCGAGCAGTGCGATGCTTTGATCGTGGTGGTCAGCGAGGAGACCGGCACGATTTCGGTGGCAGAGAATGGTCATATCATGCGACACTTGAGTCCGGAATATCTGAAAGAGGTGTTGATGCCCGCCTTTGAAATGCCGACCACCGGCATCAAAGATATGGTAATGAACTGGAGGAAGAAGAAATGA
- a CDS encoding branched-chain amino acid aminotransferase → MKKKRGFSMANVNIDWSNLGFSYQPITKRYVANYKDGKWGKGGLTEDATIVLNECAGILQYCQEVFEGLKAYRTKDGRIVTFRPDLNAKRMVDSAKRLVMPPVPEEMFMEAVDQVVAANKDWIPPYESGGALYLRPYIFATGPVIGVKPSDEYQFRLFGTPVGSYFKNGIKPITICVSDFDRAAPHGTGDIKAGLNYAMSLHPYIVAHENGFDENMYLDAATRTYVEETGGANFLFVTKDNVIVTPKSDSILPSITRRSLVALAENLGYKVEHRPVKFTELEDFAEAGLCGTAAVICPVGKVVAKDKTIEFPSGMQEMGPVLTKLYNTLRGVQLGTVEAPEGWIREIK, encoded by the coding sequence GTGAAAAAGAAAAGGGGTTTTAGTATGGCAAATGTAAACATTGACTGGTCAAATCTCGGTTTTAGCTATCAACCGATCACCAAACGCTATGTGGCCAATTACAAAGACGGCAAATGGGGTAAAGGTGGATTGACAGAAGATGCCACGATCGTGCTCAACGAGTGCGCTGGTATTTTACAGTATTGCCAGGAAGTTTTTGAAGGCTTGAAGGCTTATCGCACCAAAGATGGCCGCATCGTTACCTTCCGTCCTGACCTGAATGCAAAACGCATGGTAGATTCCGCTAAGCGGCTGGTTATGCCGCCAGTGCCGGAAGAGATGTTCATGGAGGCTGTGGATCAGGTAGTAGCAGCCAATAAGGACTGGATTCCTCCCTACGAATCCGGCGGTGCCCTGTATCTGCGTCCGTATATTTTCGCTACGGGCCCGGTCATCGGCGTTAAGCCCTCGGATGAATATCAGTTCCGTCTCTTCGGTACGCCGGTAGGTTCTTATTTCAAGAACGGCATCAAGCCGATCACCATCTGCGTCAGCGACTTTGACCGCGCTGCTCCGCATGGTACGGGCGATATCAAAGCAGGCCTTAACTATGCCATGAGCCTGCACCCCTATATTGTAGCCCATGAAAATGGCTTTGACGAAAACATGTACTTGGATGCAGCAACCCGCACTTACGTGGAAGAAACCGGCGGTGCCAACTTCCTGTTTGTCACCAAGGACAATGTGATCGTGACGCCGAAGTCCGATTCCATCCTGCCGTCCATCACCCGCCGTTCGCTGGTAGCTCTGGCTGAGAACCTGGGCTACAAGGTCGAACATCGTCCGGTGAAGTTCACGGAACTGGAAGACTTTGCAGAAGCTGGTCTCTGCGGCACGGCTGCTGTTATCTGCCCGGTGGGCAAGGTTGTGGCCAAGGACAAGACCATCGAATTCCCGAGCGGTATGCAGGAAATGGGGCCTGTCCTCACGAAACTCTACAACACGCTCCGCGGCGTGCAGCTGGGTACGGTGGAAGCACCGGAAGGCTGGATCCGCGAAATCAAATAA
- the ilvD gene encoding dihydroxy-acid dehydratase: MISDNVKKGATRCAHRSLFHANGYGPEDLNKPLIGICNSFNEIIPGHIHLREIAEAAKLGVAAAGGTPIEFPAIGVCDGIAMGHTGMKYSLASRELIADSVEAVTMASGFDALILIPNCDKVVPGMLMAAARLNIPAVVVSGGPMLPGRYKGRDVSVSQAFEAAGKFAAGDMTAEEMTDLESKCCPSCGSCAGLFTANTMNSLSEVLGMALPGNGTIPAAYTGDRRLLAKRAGAVVMELLKNNVRPRDILTKEAFENAITVDMAIGGSSNTVLHLTAIAHEAGIEIPAPLFDEISRRTPYIAKLSPAGKHHMVDLNEAGGISAVMNELSKKDLIHLDALTVTGTMGERIKNTPVVDNTVIHSVETPYRPEGGIAVLKGNLAPDYAVVKASAVAEDMLTYTGKAKCYDSEPEACDAIMNGEIHDGDVVVIRYEGPKGGPGMQEMLNPTAVITGRGLKVGLITDGRFSGASQGACVGHVSPEAMEGGPIALIEEGDEITIDIPNRKLELAVSDEELAKRRANWQKPEPKIKHGYLARYARMTTSASTGAVVK; encoded by the coding sequence ATGATTAGCGATAATGTAAAAAAAGGTGCCACCCGCTGCGCCCACCGTTCCCTGTTCCATGCCAATGGCTACGGTCCTGAGGATCTCAACAAGCCGCTTATTGGTATCTGCAATTCCTTCAACGAGATCATTCCCGGTCATATCCATCTGCGGGAGATTGCAGAGGCAGCCAAGTTAGGTGTGGCAGCTGCCGGCGGCACACCCATCGAATTCCCGGCCATCGGTGTCTGCGATGGTATTGCCATGGGCCATACGGGCATGAAGTATTCCCTGGCCAGCCGGGAGCTTATCGCTGATTCTGTGGAAGCAGTGACCATGGCTTCGGGCTTTGATGCGTTGATTCTGATTCCGAACTGCGACAAGGTCGTGCCCGGTATGCTGATGGCAGCGGCCCGCCTGAATATCCCCGCCGTGGTGGTTTCTGGCGGCCCCATGCTGCCCGGGCGTTACAAGGGACGTGATGTCAGCGTCAGTCAGGCCTTTGAGGCGGCCGGTAAATTTGCTGCCGGGGATATGACGGCTGAAGAAATGACGGATCTGGAGTCTAAATGCTGCCCCAGCTGCGGCTCCTGTGCCGGTCTCTTTACTGCCAATACCATGAATTCCCTGTCGGAAGTACTGGGCATGGCCCTGCCGGGCAACGGTACGATTCCTGCTGCCTATACCGGCGACCGCCGTCTGCTGGCTAAGCGTGCCGGCGCAGTGGTGATGGAATTGCTCAAAAACAACGTCCGTCCCCGCGATATCCTGACGAAAGAAGCCTTTGAAAATGCGATTACCGTGGATATGGCCATTGGCGGTTCCTCCAATACGGTACTGCATCTGACGGCAATCGCCCATGAAGCAGGTATTGAGATTCCGGCACCGCTCTTTGACGAGATTTCCCGCCGTACGCCGTATATTGCCAAACTCAGTCCCGCTGGCAAGCATCATATGGTGGATCTCAATGAAGCGGGCGGCATCTCTGCGGTCATGAATGAACTGTCCAAGAAGGATCTGATCCATCTGGATGCCCTGACGGTAACAGGCACCATGGGCGAGCGCATCAAGAATACGCCGGTGGTGGATAATACGGTCATCCATTCCGTGGAGACGCCCTATCGTCCGGAAGGCGGAATTGCTGTGCTCAAGGGCAATCTGGCACCGGATTATGCTGTGGTCAAGGCCTCTGCCGTGGCCGAGGATATGCTGACCTATACCGGCAAGGCCAAGTGCTACGATTCGGAGCCTGAGGCTTGTGATGCCATCATGAACGGTGAAATCCATGACGGTGATGTAGTGGTCATCCGCTACGAAGGCCCCAAGGGTGGCCCAGGCATGCAGGAAATGCTCAACCCAACTGCTGTCATCACGGGGCGTGGGCTCAAGGTGGGCTTGATCACCGATGGCCGCTTCAGCGGTGCCAGCCAGGGAGCCTGTGTGGGCCACGTGTCGCCGGAAGCCATGGAAGGCGGCCCCATTGCGCTGATCGAGGAAGGGGACGAGATTACCATCGATATCCCGAACCGCAAGCTGGAACTGGCTGTCAGTGATGAGGAACTGGCAAAACGCCGGGCGAACTGGCAGAAGCCGGAACCGAAGATCAAGCACGGCTATCTGGCCCGCTATGCCCGCATGACGACTTCCGCCAGCACCGGGGCTGTGGTGAAATAA
- the cobO gene encoding cob(I)yrinic acid a,c-diamide adenosyltransferase, with product MKKQGLVIVHTGNGKGKTTAALGLAIRAWGDGFRVLILQFIKGGCTYGELKTLETLKNIDDRIEIDQCGLGFTNKGPTTKEEHEAAARETLKRAKEEIQSGKWDLIILDEINYAVKYELITETDMLELLDLRPEELHLVMTGRDACESLIERADLVTEMKEIKHPYQKGIKAQKGIEF from the coding sequence ATGAAAAAGCAAGGTTTGGTGATTGTCCATACGGGCAATGGCAAGGGGAAGACCACGGCGGCACTGGGATTGGCAATCCGTGCCTGGGGTGATGGCTTTCGGGTGCTGATCCTGCAATTCATCAAGGGGGGCTGCACCTATGGCGAACTCAAGACCCTTGAGACATTGAAGAATATTGATGACCGGATTGAGATCGATCAGTGCGGCCTGGGTTTCACGAACAAGGGGCCCACGACCAAGGAAGAACATGAAGCGGCAGCCCGGGAGACCTTGAAGCGGGCGAAAGAGGAAATCCAAAGCGGCAAATGGGATCTGATCATTCTCGATGAGATCAACTATGCGGTGAAGTATGAATTGATCACGGAAACGGATATGCTGGAACTGCTTGATTTGCGTCCGGAAGAACTCCATCTGGTCATGACCGGGCGTGATGCTTGTGAATCTCTGATTGAGCGGGCGGATCTGGTCACGGAGATGAAGGAGATAAAACATCCCTATCAGAAGGGAATCAAAGCGCAAAAGGGGATAGAGTTCTAA
- a CDS encoding SGNH/GDSL hydrolase family protein, whose translation MKKFLLFTLIILGFTILSAFMAEKTDVLGLRSMTLSTSFDEQDGHLILSWDPLPYPCLYKVETYSPTTGLVEGEPEEKFWGSELTMNASYDVPSSAIPMNYRVTAYGMFGQLTEPSAPILNPLHTKEPVSPSVIYHYGEEHPASLMPFLVWHSVPNAVCYEVELLAGKPAQEGGTAPDKNNHLESNQLIFTNGWQADLKKYANRKFIYWRVRALDIHHQPIGEFSPAEELYIDASLPQPNHPLLNEFDQMPNFEMPIYPVYQWIPLNNIERYEVELMIHPPAAENDNQPTADAAWRKVVNSATACYDEYARPYAGDYYWRVRGIDKSGNPVGVWSDTAHFVVKQQPERVPVAVLGDSITHGGGAVSNSPAALEYSYTTYFDFPCLNLGRSGDTSTMTLQRFDQDVLPFKPRNLIILTGTNSLRATNMQPNLIISDLDAIRQKCEANDIRPIFLTLMPINPANIQFAFHTPTDKKWEAKLLQVNTWIRNQPYYIDLEPYFYDSSHKVMDTQFSIDGLHPDVRGKMLMGEIINQHKDLFIK comes from the coding sequence ATGAAGAAATTTTTGCTGTTTACCCTGATTATTTTAGGCTTTACCATATTATCTGCCTTTATGGCGGAAAAAACCGACGTATTAGGGCTGCGCTCCATGACGCTTTCCACCTCCTTTGACGAGCAGGACGGCCATCTGATCCTCTCCTGGGATCCCCTGCCCTATCCCTGCCTCTATAAAGTAGAAACTTATTCGCCCACCACGGGGTTAGTGGAAGGCGAACCGGAGGAAAAATTCTGGGGCAGTGAACTCACCATGAATGCCTCCTATGACGTGCCCAGCAGTGCCATTCCCATGAACTACCGGGTAACGGCCTATGGGATGTTCGGCCAGCTTACGGAGCCATCGGCACCAATCCTGAATCCGCTGCATACCAAGGAGCCAGTGAGCCCCAGCGTCATTTATCATTATGGCGAGGAGCACCCCGCCAGCCTCATGCCATTTTTGGTCTGGCATTCCGTCCCCAATGCGGTCTGCTACGAAGTAGAACTCCTGGCCGGAAAACCTGCTCAGGAAGGCGGTACAGCACCGGACAAGAACAACCATCTGGAAAGCAACCAGCTGATCTTCACCAATGGATGGCAGGCCGATCTGAAAAAATATGCCAACCGCAAATTCATCTACTGGCGGGTACGGGCATTGGATATCCATCATCAGCCCATCGGAGAATTCTCCCCGGCAGAGGAACTCTATATCGACGCATCCCTGCCCCAGCCCAATCATCCGCTGCTCAATGAATTCGACCAGATGCCGAACTTCGAGATGCCTATCTACCCCGTTTACCAATGGATTCCCCTCAACAATATCGAGCGCTACGAAGTGGAACTCATGATCCATCCCCCGGCCGCTGAAAACGATAACCAGCCCACCGCCGATGCCGCCTGGCGCAAAGTTGTCAACTCAGCCACGGCCTGCTACGACGAATACGCCCGCCCCTATGCCGGTGATTACTACTGGCGGGTGCGCGGAATCGACAAGTCAGGTAATCCCGTAGGCGTCTGGTCTGATACTGCCCATTTCGTGGTCAAACAGCAGCCCGAGCGAGTGCCCGTGGCTGTTCTCGGCGACAGCATCACCCATGGCGGCGGCGCCGTTTCCAATTCGCCGGCTGCTTTGGAATACAGTTATACGACGTATTTCGATTTTCCCTGTCTGAATCTGGGGCGCAGCGGCGATACCTCCACCATGACCTTGCAGCGTTTCGATCAGGATGTACTGCCCTTCAAGCCACGCAACCTCATCATCCTGACCGGCACCAACAGCCTGCGGGCCACCAATATGCAGCCGAACCTCATCATCAGTGATCTGGATGCCATACGTCAGAAATGCGAGGCCAACGATATCCGCCCCATCTTCCTGACGCTCATGCCCATCAATCCGGCCAATATCCAGTTTGCCTTCCATACTCCCACGGATAAGAAATGGGAAGCCAAACTGCTGCAGGTCAATACCTGGATACGCAACCAGCCCTATTATATCGACCTCGAACCCTATTTCTACGACTCCAGCCATAAGGTCATGGACACCCAGTTCAGCATCGACGGCCTCCACCCGGATGTGCGTGGCAAGATGCTGATGGGCGAAATCATCAATCAGCATAAAGACCTGTTCATAAAATAA
- a CDS encoding FAD-binding oxidoreductase yields the protein MMEYKQITKEDLDIIAGFMDRERLLFGEEINEEYSHDELASEKSYPTLVARVTSTEEVSKLMAYANEHHIAVTPRGAGTGLVGASVAVEHGIMIDTTLMNHVLELDEENLTLTVEPGVLLMELRNYVEERGFYYPPDPGEKSATIGGNISTNAGGMTAVKYGVTRDYVRSLEVVLADGTIMQLGGKVVKNSSGYDLKDMVIGSEGTLAFVTKAILKLLPLPKKSVSLLVPFPTLEQAIGTVPLIIQAKSVPTAIEFMEREVILDAEEYLGRKFPDNQADAYLLLKFDGNTMEEIASYYDETAQICLDQGAIDILIADTEERSLPVWKTRGAFLEAIKASTSMMDEVDVVVPRNKVNAFVEFVHQLRQEIGIRIKSFGHAGDGNLHVYILRDDLPEDKWQDLLGIAMNRMYAKAHDLRGQVSGEHGIGLVKKPYLNESLPEASLVLMRGIKKVFDPNNILNPHKVCQA from the coding sequence ATGATGGAATACAAACAGATCACCAAAGAGGATTTAGATATCATTGCCGGCTTCATGGATCGGGAACGCCTGCTGTTCGGTGAGGAAATCAATGAGGAATACAGTCATGATGAGCTGGCCAGCGAAAAATCGTACCCCACGCTGGTGGCCCGGGTGACTTCCACGGAAGAGGTATCCAAGCTCATGGCCTATGCCAATGAACATCATATCGCCGTGACGCCGCGTGGGGCAGGTACCGGCCTTGTGGGTGCTTCCGTAGCCGTGGAACACGGCATCATGATTGACACCACGCTGATGAACCATGTATTGGAACTGGATGAAGAAAATCTTACCCTGACCGTGGAACCGGGCGTCCTGCTTATGGAACTGCGCAATTATGTGGAAGAGAGAGGTTTCTATTATCCGCCTGATCCAGGTGAAAAATCCGCCACCATCGGCGGCAATATCAGCACCAATGCGGGCGGCATGACGGCGGTGAAATACGGCGTAACCCGTGACTATGTGCGCTCTCTGGAAGTGGTGTTGGCCGACGGTACCATCATGCAGCTGGGGGGCAAGGTGGTCAAGAATAGCTCCGGTTATGACCTCAAGGATATGGTCATCGGCTCCGAAGGTACGCTGGCTTTTGTCACCAAGGCCATCCTGAAACTGCTGCCCCTGCCGAAAAAGAGCGTCAGCCTGCTGGTGCCCTTCCCGACGCTGGAACAGGCCATTGGTACAGTGCCTCTTATCATTCAGGCCAAATCTGTGCCGACAGCCATTGAATTCATGGAACGGGAAGTCATTCTCGATGCCGAAGAATATCTGGGGCGCAAGTTCCCGGACAATCAGGCCGATGCTTATCTGCTCTTGAAATTTGACGGCAATACCATGGAGGAGATCGCTTCCTATTACGATGAAACGGCGCAGATCTGCCTCGACCAGGGAGCTATCGATATCCTGATTGCCGATACGGAAGAGCGCAGCCTGCCGGTCTGGAAGACGCGTGGTGCCTTCCTGGAAGCCATCAAGGCTTCCACCAGCATGATGGATGAGGTTGATGTGGTTGTGCCCCGCAACAAGGTCAATGCATTTGTGGAATTCGTCCATCAGCTGCGGCAGGAAATCGGCATCCGCATCAAATCTTTTGGCCATGCCGGCGATGGCAACCTCCATGTCTATATCCTGCGGGATGACCTGCCCGAGGATAAATGGCAGGATCTTTTGGGCATTGCCATGAATCGCATGTATGCGAAAGCACATGACCTGCGCGGACAGGTATCCGGCGAACATGGCATCGGCCTGGTCAAGAAACCATACCTCAATGAGTCCCTGCCGGAAGCCAGCCTGGTACTGATGCGGGGCATCAAGAAGGTCTTTGATCCCAACAATATCCTGAATCCCCATAAGGTTTGTCAGGCATAA